Proteins encoded within one genomic window of Methanobrevibacter ruminantium:
- a CDS encoding GMC family oxidoreductase N-terminal domain-containing protein, giving the protein MVIVIGTGAGGSLIAMELAKANIPVTIIERGPYIKSKDSFEYYDMKYYDKRLKNTNSIDLLKTTCIGGSTIVAAGNGVRLLEDEFKELGIDISAEYDKIEELVGIHQMDDKHIGKGTQLFIDCANELGFKAMRMPKFIRDEDCKPCGKCSFGCPRDAKWSGKDFVDIAIKNGAELITDAEVTKIIFSDKKITGVEYIKDNISQTIDSDLVILCAGAVDSAAILQKSGIDAGNKLFFDPFVSVGGYLKDINFNSEVQMNGLAIGKEYILAPHFSSFIAKYIKESNPEVEDKDILSIMVKVEDDMVGTVDEDGNVFKFNTIDDIRRLAQGCAAAGSILEKVGVDATTMTSTIFRGAHPGGTAAIGDVVDNNLKTEIDGLYVGDASVIPMSPGKPPILLILALALRLANHLIEEVI; this is encoded by the coding sequence ATGGTTATAGTCATAGGTACAGGTGCAGGAGGTTCATTAATAGCTATGGAGCTTGCAAAAGCAAATATTCCTGTAACAATTATAGAAAGAGGACCATACATAAAGAGTAAAGACTCATTTGAGTATTATGATATGAAATACTACGATAAGCGTTTGAAAAATACAAACAGCATAGACTTATTAAAGACAACTTGTATTGGAGGATCCACTATCGTAGCTGCAGGAAATGGTGTAAGATTACTTGAAGATGAATTCAAGGAACTTGGAATAGACATATCTGCAGAATATGACAAAATCGAAGAATTGGTTGGAATTCATCAAATGGATGACAAACATATCGGCAAGGGAACACAACTATTCATAGACTGTGCAAATGAATTAGGATTTAAAGCAATGAGAATGCCAAAATTCATCAGAGATGAAGACTGCAAACCTTGTGGTAAATGTTCATTCGGCTGTCCAAGAGATGCTAAATGGAGCGGAAAGGACTTTGTTGACATAGCAATCAAAAATGGTGCAGAACTCATTACAGATGCAGAAGTCACAAAAATAATATTCTCGGATAAGAAAATAACTGGTGTTGAATACATTAAGGACAACATATCACAAACCATTGATTCTGACTTGGTAATCCTTTGTGCAGGAGCAGTTGACAGTGCAGCAATCCTTCAAAAATCAGGAATCGATGCAGGAAATAAACTCTTCTTTGACCCATTTGTAAGTGTTGGAGGATATTTGAAGGATATCAATTTCAACAGTGAAGTTCAGATGAATGGGCTTGCAATAGGAAAGGAATACATTCTTGCACCTCATTTCTCATCATTTATTGCGAAATACATCAAGGAATCAAACCCTGAAGTTGAAGATAAGGATATATTAAGCATTATGGTTAAAGTTGAAGATGATATGGTAGGTACCGTCGATGAGGATGGAAACGTATTCAAGTTCAATACAATTGATGACATCCGAAGATTGGCTCAAGGCTGTGCTGCAGCAGGTTCCATACTTGAAAAGGTAGGGGTTGATGCGACAACCATGACTTCAACAATCTTTAGAGGAGCACACCCTGGAGGAACTGCAGCTATTGGAGACGTGGTTGACAATAACCTAAAAACAGAAATAGACGGTTTGTATGTTGGAGATGCAAGCGTAATCCCAATGTCTCCTGGAAAACCTCCAATCTTATTGATTTTAGCATTAGCTTTAAGATTAGCTAATCATTTAATTGAAGAAGTCATTTAA
- a CDS encoding flavodoxin family protein produces MERIILYYSDGGKTKVVAETLAVNLRCDICQIKDMKKRDGIMNRFSSTIDAFRESKTEIYPPALDLEEYDTIYIGTPTWANNPTPAIITLIDRCDLRGKDIVLFTTTSTSDGESALEKMEMKVKARGARVVQQFSVKTKDKSLAQLQRDTDSLFVTLDLALY; encoded by the coding sequence ATGGAAAGAATAATTTTATACTATTCCGATGGGGGAAAAACAAAAGTAGTTGCGGAAACACTTGCAGTCAATTTAAGGTGTGATATCTGTCAAATCAAGGATATGAAAAAGCGTGACGGCATAATGAATAGATTCAGTTCAACCATTGATGCATTCAGAGAAAGCAAAACAGAAATCTATCCACCTGCTCTTGATCTTGAAGAATACGATACAATTTACATAGGCACACCTACTTGGGCAAACAATCCTACTCCTGCAATAATTACATTGATTGACAGATGCGACTTACGTGGAAAAGACATCGTATTGTTTACCACAACAAGCACTTCCGATGGAGAATCCGCTTTAGAGAAAATGGAAATGAAAGTCAAGGCAAGAGGTGCAAGGGTAGTTCAGCAATTCAGCGTAAAGACTAAAGATAAAAGTCTTGCTCAACTCCAAAGAGATACTGACAGCCTATTTGTGACTTTAGATTTAGCATTGTACTAA
- a CDS encoding ABC transporter ATP-binding protein: protein MVTDYVIETTNLSKRYSKNLVVNSIDMHVEKGKIYGLLGKNGAGKTTTMCMLLNLVYPSGGEILLFGKDPKRYSNEVYSNIGSIIETPGFYENLTAYENLEIIARLRGNYNPLNVKMVLEMVNLDHEKTKQFKDFSLGMKQRLGIAAAIMHNPELLILDEPINGLDPFGIKEIRDLLKKLSCEYGVTILISSHILSEIENIADVIGFMDNGVLIDEISREELHNRLNKFVEFEVSDIDLAIELMNKTGMAENVDYCFRRDLGEYIDDLDSNKNSEKMGIGGTIHLLSNLDLRDEFNSLFVSSGIKVRKVNLCEENLEEFFTRIISNT, encoded by the coding sequence ATGGTGACTGATTATGTTATTGAAACAACTAACTTATCCAAAAGGTATTCAAAAAACTTAGTTGTGAATTCTATAGATATGCATGTGGAAAAGGGAAAGATCTATGGTCTTTTAGGTAAAAATGGGGCAGGAAAAACCACTACAATGTGTATGCTTTTAAACCTTGTGTATCCAAGTGGAGGGGAGATTCTTCTCTTTGGAAAAGATCCTAAAAGATATTCAAATGAAGTTTATTCTAACATAGGTTCAATTATAGAGACTCCTGGATTCTATGAGAACCTGACTGCTTATGAAAATTTAGAGATAATTGCTCGGCTTCGAGGAAACTATAATCCTCTAAATGTTAAGATGGTTTTGGAGATGGTTAATTTGGACCATGAAAAGACCAAGCAATTCAAGGATTTTTCATTAGGAATGAAACAGCGCTTAGGAATAGCTGCTGCCATTATGCATAATCCTGAGTTATTGATTCTTGATGAACCTATAAATGGTCTTGATCCATTTGGAATTAAGGAAATCAGAGATTTGCTGAAAAAGCTCTCCTGTGAGTATGGTGTGACAATCCTGATTTCAAGCCATATCCTAAGTGAAATAGAAAACATTGCTGATGTAATAGGGTTTATGGACAATGGTGTCTTAATAGATGAGATAAGTAGAGAAGAGCTTCACAATAGATTAAACAAATTCGTCGAATTTGAAGTTTCAGACATTGATTTGGCAATTGAACTCATGAATAAAACAGGAATGGCGGAAAATGTAGATTACTGCTTTAGAAGGGATTTAGGCGAATATATTGATGATTTGGATTCTAATAAGAACAGTGAAAAAATGGGGATTGGCGGAACCATTCATTTGCTTTCCAATTTGGATTTAAGGGATGAGTTCAATAGCTTGTTTGTAAGTTCTGGAATCAAAGTCCGAAAAGTGAATTTGTGTGAAGAGAATTTGGAAGAGTTCTTTACAAGAATAATTTCCAATACTTAA
- the truA gene encoding tRNA pseudouridine(38-40) synthase TruA yields the protein MKRTALKIAYIGTHFHGFQRQPDVRTVEEELIYHLRKLGYIDDLKASRFRIAGRTDAGVHSLGNVISFQSDKEVRVNQINNSLPDDIQIIAWAPVRFGFKPRYAQMRWYRYILFEEDLDIDLLRQTAEVFKGTHNFTNFTKRRQKTTERTIEDIKISRPTIDEADKNKNNNFAHLNKTYSPIFVDIYGESFLWNMVRKMMRVFLDVNYGKMTLDDVRKLLDPEEGEPRAYIKVVEPENLILMDIEYDGIRFRYDDYACERFRRYLVDNLFDLQKTYSVTESMLNSFESLTDSEK from the coding sequence ATGAAAAGAACTGCCTTAAAGATTGCTTACATTGGAACTCACTTTCATGGATTTCAAAGACAGCCTGATGTAAGAACCGTTGAAGAGGAATTGATTTATCATCTTAGAAAATTAGGATACATTGATGATTTAAAAGCTTCAAGGTTCAGGATAGCTGGAAGAACCGATGCAGGAGTTCATAGCCTTGGAAATGTAATAAGCTTTCAAAGCGATAAGGAAGTTCGTGTCAATCAGATAAACAATAGCTTGCCTGATGACATTCAGATAATTGCTTGGGCACCGGTTAGATTCGGATTCAAGCCAAGATATGCCCAAATGCGCTGGTATCGTTACATCCTATTTGAAGAGGATTTGGATATTGATCTTTTAAGGCAGACTGCAGAGGTCTTTAAGGGAACTCACAACTTCACTAATTTTACAAAAAGAAGGCAGAAGACAACTGAAAGAACAATTGAAGATATCAAAATATCCAGACCAACAATTGATGAAGCTGATAAGAATAAGAACAATAATTTTGCTCATTTAAACAAGACTTACAGTCCTATTTTTGTAGACATTTATGGTGAAAGCTTCTTATGGAATATGGTTCGTAAGATGATGAGAGTTTTCCTTGATGTAAACTATGGAAAAATGACTCTTGATGATGTAAGAAAATTGCTTGATCCTGAAGAAGGAGAACCTAGAGCATACATTAAGGTTGTAGAGCCTGAAAACCTAATTTTAATGGACATTGAATATGATGGAATAAGATTCAGATATGATGATTATGCTTGCGAGAGATTCAGAAGATATCTGGTAGATAATCTCTTTGATTTGCAAAAGACTTATTCAGTTACTGAATCAATGCTAAACAGTTTTGAAAGTTTAACTGATAGTGAAAAATAG
- a CDS encoding ABC transporter permease, which translates to MLTFIKMEFLKLKRSKIFLLSILMAALPSILMFIATFAFDETQSFDALFSTVNMYMSALFAILLFSIIISYLFGREYNEHTLKTMLTIPISRGKFLVSKYVMFLIWILILTVVTSLSTLAFGFAAGLTGFTLQLFINSFAELLFANILLFLTFSPFVFISLFITNMVPAMVGGATLTLVNLLVHGQTWAPYVPWVCPYLISSGEIADYGVSLMVPYGVILATFIIGLAVSYVYFTKKDVPL; encoded by the coding sequence ATGCTAACTTTTATAAAAATGGAATTTCTAAAGCTAAAAAGATCAAAGATATTCTTATTGAGCATACTTATGGCTGCTTTGCCTTCAATTTTAATGTTTATTGCAACATTTGCATTTGATGAAACACAAAGCTTTGATGCATTGTTTTCCACTGTGAATATGTATATGTCTGCATTATTTGCAATTCTTTTGTTTTCAATAATCATTTCCTACCTTTTTGGAAGGGAATACAATGAACATACCTTAAAGACAATGCTGACCATTCCAATATCAAGGGGAAAATTCTTGGTTTCAAAATATGTCATGTTCTTAATTTGGATTTTAATCTTAACCGTAGTTACAAGCCTATCCACTCTTGCATTTGGTTTTGCAGCAGGACTTACCGGATTTACATTGCAGCTATTCATAAATAGCTTTGCTGAATTGCTGTTTGCAAATATCCTATTGTTCTTGACATTTTCCCCATTTGTATTCATTTCATTGTTCATTACAAATATGGTTCCTGCAATGGTTGGTGGTGCAACTTTGACTTTAGTTAATCTATTGGTTCATGGACAAACCTGGGCTCCATATGTCCCTTGGGTATGCCCTTACTTGATTTCATCTGGCGAGATAGCTGATTATGGTGTAAGTCTGATGGTTCCTTATGGCGTAATTTTAGCTACTTTCATAATCGGATTGGCTGTTTCATATGTCTACTTTACAAAAAAAGATGTTCCTCTTTAA
- a CDS encoding protein translocase subunit SecF, translating into MLEKMMENHKILIAIPIILALLSLVLIGFNGLEQGVDLKGGSQAELQLLGSVTPSELEDTLDAKLNTNNIKVTNNGNNKVTVELENNINSSTFTSAINGKAKVISYNEIGPVLSEEAMGQIYVAMIFAFLFMAITVFVVFREPVPSVAIILAALCDILIALGGMSIFKIPLSIASVGALLMLIGYSVDTDILLTTRLLKRREGTVEERAKNAMYTGLTMSIAAIAAMGILFVVTKILMPEATTLSNISAVLVIGLIGDILSTWLMNLGILKTYIDWRQSKKQEKYNVGSSSSKNKSSKSKEETSEKKSSLKDKLKRKTEVEDDEVMNKIQEELEKIDNMEESSGKSSNKKSNKKQKTKGNKRKAKKKKGKGGK; encoded by the coding sequence ATGTTAGAGAAAATGATGGAAAACCACAAGATCTTAATTGCGATTCCTATTATTCTTGCACTTTTATCATTAGTTCTTATAGGTTTTAACGGCTTAGAACAAGGTGTTGACTTAAAAGGAGGTTCACAAGCAGAGTTACAACTATTAGGTTCTGTAACTCCAAGTGAATTGGAAGACACACTTGATGCCAAATTGAACACCAACAATATAAAAGTTACAAATAATGGAAACAATAAGGTTACTGTGGAATTGGAAAACAATATCAATTCAAGTACATTTACAAGTGCCATAAATGGAAAGGCAAAGGTAATCAGCTATAATGAAATTGGTCCTGTCTTAAGTGAAGAGGCAATGGGGCAAATTTATGTTGCTATGATTTTTGCATTCCTGTTTATGGCAATTACAGTGTTTGTTGTATTTAGAGAACCTGTACCATCTGTTGCAATTATCCTCGCAGCCTTGTGCGATATACTAATTGCTCTTGGAGGAATGTCAATATTCAAGATTCCATTGTCAATTGCATCTGTAGGTGCATTATTAATGCTTATTGGGTACAGCGTAGATACAGATATTCTTCTTACAACCAGACTTTTGAAAAGAAGAGAAGGAACTGTGGAAGAACGTGCTAAAAATGCTATGTATACCGGTTTAACCATGTCCATTGCTGCAATAGCTGCAATGGGAATCCTATTCGTGGTAACCAAGATACTCATGCCTGAAGCAACTACATTAAGCAATATTTCTGCAGTTTTAGTAATCGGATTGATTGGAGATATTCTTTCCACTTGGTTAATGAACTTAGGAATTCTTAAGACTTACATCGATTGGAGACAATCCAAAAAGCAAGAAAAATATAATGTAGGTTCCTCTTCAAGCAAGAATAAATCTTCTAAATCTAAAGAAGAAACTTCAGAAAAAAAATCAAGTCTTAAGGATAAGCTTAAGAGGAAAACTGAAGTTGAAGATGATGAAGTAATGAATAAAATCCAAGAGGAATTGGAAAAAATAGACAATATGGAAGAATCTTCAGGAAAATCCTCAAACAAGAAGTCCAATAAAAAACAAAAGACTAAAGGCAATAAACGTAAAGCTAAAAAGAAAAAAGGAAAAGGAGGGAAATAA
- a CDS encoding adenylyltransferase/cytidyltransferase family protein — MKVMATGAFDLLHPGHGLYLEKAKELGGEDAVLVVVIARDSTVKKKKRIPVIDENQRLEMIKYLKPVDEAYIGYDGDMFKIVEEIKPDIIAIGSDQNHDIVKLQEQLDKRGIKAVAKRVKDYRKGELDSTCKIINRIKHSELEEKNLDCSNVINDD, encoded by the coding sequence ATGAAAGTAATGGCAACAGGAGCATTTGACTTATTGCATCCGGGACATGGATTGTATCTTGAAAAAGCAAAGGAATTAGGTGGAGAAGATGCAGTCCTTGTAGTTGTAATAGCAAGAGATTCAACTGTTAAGAAGAAAAAGAGAATTCCTGTTATTGATGAGAATCAAAGATTAGAAATGATTAAATATCTCAAGCCCGTTGATGAAGCTTACATTGGTTATGATGGGGACATGTTCAAGATTGTAGAGGAGATCAAACCAGACATAATAGCTATCGGTTCAGACCAAAATCATGACATTGTAAAGCTTCAGGAACAACTGGATAAAAGAGGAATCAAAGCTGTAGCAAAAAGGGTTAAAGATTACAGGAAAGGAGAACTCGATAGTACCTGTAAGATAATCAATAGAATAAAGCACTCTGAATTGGAAGAGAAAAATTTAGACTGCAGCAACGTAATCAATGATGATTAG
- a CDS encoding DUF447 domain-containing protein: MNKELIINNKHYKKVDNLESLNMFKGQLYETIVTTESNEHVKNAAPIGVICKDSNHVVIHLDNCVHTQLNIMETGELIVNITKDPLIFTYSTLGELDEEYFGEFNEFPMIKDSLEFFKAHVVKAIEKKRENDYNDGIGNVVTCEVEEIYISDNNEIVPLNRAMNAVIESLVYYCRFDHKYKDIQKEIWTHMKELNRVCQKVGNESEKKSMKLILDKMKEDHDNLE, from the coding sequence ATGAACAAAGAACTAATCATAAACAATAAACACTATAAAAAGGTAGACAATCTAGAATCATTAAACATGTTTAAGGGACAGCTATATGAAACCATTGTCACCACAGAAAGCAATGAGCATGTCAAAAATGCTGCTCCGATTGGAGTTATCTGCAAGGATTCAAATCATGTTGTCATTCATTTGGATAATTGCGTTCATACCCAATTGAACATCATGGAAACTGGGGAATTGATTGTAAACATTACAAAAGACCCTCTTATTTTTACATATTCAACTCTTGGAGAACTTGATGAAGAGTATTTTGGAGAATTCAATGAATTTCCAATGATAAAGGATTCATTAGAATTCTTTAAGGCCCATGTTGTAAAGGCAATAGAAAAGAAAAGGGAAAATGACTACAATGATGGAATTGGAAATGTAGTTACCTGTGAAGTTGAAGAGATTTACATTAGCGATAATAATGAGATTGTTCCTCTAAACAGAGCTATGAATGCAGTTATAGAAAGTCTTGTCTATTACTGCAGATTCGACCACAAATACAAAGACATTCAAAAGGAAATCTGGACCCATATGAAAGAGCTGAATAGGGTTTGCCAAAAGGTGGGAAATGAATCTGAGAAAAAGTCAATGAAGCTTATTTTAGACAAAATGAAAGAAGATCATGATAATTTGGAATAA
- the argC gene encoding N-acetyl-gamma-glutamyl-phosphate reductase, with protein sequence MVSVAIVGGSGYTGGELIRLLSAHPEVEIVDITSRQFEGTPVHKVHPHIRGTDLVFRNKKPSELDADIIFTATPHGASMKIVPDLLDTGAKVIDLSGDYRFNDIDVYEKWYGIEHTSDLKGVFGLPEIHREEIKKATLLANPGCFVTGAILSGYPLSKAKLADRMIFDSKTGVSGAGVNPAATTHYPNIGDNVNPYKVTQHRHMPEIQQELGAFSDVKVSFTPHLVPVIRGILTTNHCFLVDGADITSEEVLDIYKETYKGEPFIQILEDGEIPRLSSVRGSNYAQIGCFEMDETGRLVIISAIDNLVKGASGQAVHNMNIMCGFDEKTGLGFFGMHP encoded by the coding sequence ATGGTAAGTGTAGCAATTGTAGGTGGAAGCGGATATACTGGAGGAGAATTAATCAGACTTCTTTCTGCTCATCCAGAAGTTGAAATAGTGGATATAACCTCAAGACAGTTTGAAGGAACTCCAGTGCACAAGGTTCACCCACATATTAGAGGAACTGATTTAGTATTTAGAAACAAAAAGCCAAGCGAATTGGATGCAGACATCATATTTACAGCAACTCCACATGGAGCTTCAATGAAAATCGTACCGGATTTACTTGATACCGGTGCAAAAGTGATTGACTTAAGTGGAGATTACAGATTCAATGACATTGACGTTTATGAAAAATGGTATGGAATTGAACATACCTCTGACTTAAAAGGAGTCTTTGGACTTCCTGAAATTCACAGAGAAGAAATCAAAAAAGCAACTTTGCTTGCTAACCCTGGATGTTTTGTAACTGGTGCTATCCTATCAGGATATCCATTGTCAAAAGCAAAACTTGCAGATAGAATGATTTTCGATTCCAAAACTGGAGTAAGCGGTGCTGGAGTAAATCCTGCTGCAACAACCCATTATCCAAACATTGGAGATAATGTAAATCCTTATAAGGTAACCCAACATAGACATATGCCTGAGATTCAACAGGAACTTGGTGCATTTTCAGATGTCAAAGTATCATTCACCCCTCATTTGGTGCCAGTAATCAGAGGAATACTTACCACTAACCATTGTTTCCTAGTTGATGGTGCAGATATAACTAGTGAAGAAGTATTGGACATCTATAAGGAAACCTATAAAGGAGAGCCATTCATCCAAATCTTGGAAGATGGAGAAATTCCACGCTTAAGCAGTGTAAGAGGATCCAACTATGCTCAAATCGGTTGCTTTGAAATGGATGAAACTGGCAGATTGGTTATCATTTCAGCTATTGACAACTTAGTGAAAGGAGCATCTGGCCAAGCTGTTCACAACATGAACATCATGTGTGGATTTGATGAAAAAACCGGTTTGGGCTTCTTTGGAATGCACCCATAA
- the hisA gene encoding 1-(5-phosphoribosyl)-5-[(5-phosphoribosylamino)methylideneamino]imidazole-4-carboxamide isomerase yields the protein MSFQDNKMLIMPAVDIKNGKCVQLVQGEPGTEQVIIENPEKVAGKWEDLGAEVVHVIDLDGALESTTNIETIKKVLDEVSVPIQLGGGIRSIEYAEELLNLDIDRLIIGTMGIKNPETITKLSDEYGRERVMISLDSKDNKVVIKGWQEKIDKSATEISKEFQDLGAGSILFTNVDVEGLLGGFYVDPVIDLVTSVDIPVVYSGGVTSLDDLKQLQTTGAKGVVIGSALYKDKINLADALKYQDIK from the coding sequence ATGTCATTTCAAGATAATAAAATGCTAATTATGCCTGCTGTAGACATTAAGAATGGAAAATGCGTACAGTTAGTGCAAGGAGAACCAGGAACCGAACAGGTAATTATAGAAAATCCTGAAAAGGTTGCTGGAAAATGGGAAGATTTAGGTGCTGAAGTGGTTCATGTTATTGACCTTGACGGTGCACTTGAAAGCACAACAAACATAGAAACCATTAAAAAGGTACTTGATGAAGTAAGCGTTCCCATTCAACTTGGCGGAGGCATAAGAAGCATTGAATATGCAGAAGAATTGCTAAACCTTGATATTGATAGATTGATTATTGGAACCATGGGAATCAAGAACCCAGAAACAATAACTAAACTATCTGATGAATATGGCCGTGAAAGGGTGATGATCTCCCTTGACAGCAAAGACAATAAGGTTGTCATAAAAGGTTGGCAGGAAAAGATAGACAAGTCTGCAACTGAAATAAGCAAAGAATTCCAAGATCTTGGTGCAGGAAGCATATTGTTTACAAATGTTGATGTGGAAGGATTGCTTGGAGGTTTCTATGTAGATCCAGTCATAGACCTTGTAACCTCTGTAGACATCCCAGTTGTATACTCTGGAGGAGTAACAAGCTTGGATGACTTAAAGCAGCTCCAAACAACTGGTGCAAAGGGAGTTGTTATCGGTTCAGCATTATACAAAGACAAAATTAATCTTGCAGACGCTTTAAAATACCAAGATATAAAATAA
- a CDS encoding preprotein translocase subunit SecD — protein sequence MASDLSKFFKDRQVIILLIFLLISIGSIAFLGVEQGLDLKGGSSIQLQLEHPVNESTMKVVTSVLDKRLNLYGVSDVKVRSSGDQMVIVEMAGKTPEEVERLIGNPGIFEAKIDNVTVLTGSDVASVEAPIVGDSGEWHVPFTLTTEGAKNFAELAKGKGGHEVVMYLDGKQIDEHPPQLSGELAGGEPVAEVEVTGSAADVETAKEESNTVFTVLKTGSLPVKIHTIGSNTVSPELGQQFAQGALIAGLLSILGIALVVYIRYRRAFLAVPILITTISEIIIILGVASIIHWNIDLAAIAGLIASVGTGVDDQIIITDEVLHHDDENTRHRRTRTQMNVKNALFIIFASAGTLIAAMLPLAYVGFARGSSGIGTIAGFAFTTIIGVLIGVFITRPAYAKFIEIFVS from the coding sequence ATGGCAAGCGATTTATCTAAATTCTTTAAAGATAGACAAGTAATTATCCTCTTAATATTCCTATTGATTAGTATTGGAAGCATTGCTTTTTTAGGCGTGGAACAAGGTCTTGACTTGAAAGGTGGTTCTTCAATCCAATTGCAATTGGAACATCCAGTGAATGAGAGTACAATGAAAGTTGTAACCTCTGTTTTAGACAAAAGGCTTAACCTTTATGGTGTAAGTGATGTAAAGGTAAGGTCAAGCGGAGACCAAATGGTTATAGTTGAAATGGCTGGAAAGACACCAGAAGAGGTGGAGCGGCTGATTGGAAATCCAGGTATCTTTGAAGCTAAAATAGATAATGTAACCGTCCTTACAGGTAGTGATGTGGCTTCAGTTGAGGCACCAATTGTTGGAGATAGTGGAGAATGGCATGTGCCATTTACCTTGACAACAGAGGGAGCTAAGAACTTTGCAGAACTTGCTAAAGGAAAAGGTGGCCATGAAGTAGTGATGTATCTTGATGGAAAGCAAATTGATGAGCATCCTCCACAACTTTCCGGAGAATTGGCTGGTGGAGAACCTGTAGCTGAAGTTGAAGTAACAGGTAGTGCAGCAGATGTTGAAACTGCAAAAGAGGAATCCAACACAGTATTCACTGTTTTAAAAACAGGATCACTTCCTGTAAAAATCCATACTATCGGTTCAAATACAGTTTCACCTGAATTAGGTCAGCAATTTGCACAAGGTGCTTTAATTGCAGGATTATTATCCATACTCGGTATTGCATTGGTTGTATACATCAGATACAGAAGAGCATTCTTGGCAGTTCCAATCTTAATCACAACAATTTCTGAGATTATAATTATCTTAGGTGTCGCTTCCATTATTCATTGGAATATCGACCTTGCAGCAATCGCTGGTTTAATCGCATCTGTAGGTACTGGGGTAGACGACCAGATCATCATTACAGATGAGGTATTGCACCACGATGATGAAAACACAAGACACAGAAGAACCAGAACCCAAATGAATGTTAAAAATGCATTATTCATTATTTTCGCGTCTGCAGGAACCTTAATAGCTGCAATGTTACCACTTGCATATGTTGGATTTGCAAGAGGAAGCAGTGGTATCGGTACCATCGCAGGTTTCGCATTCACTACAATCATAGGGGTTTTAATTGGTGTATTCATCACAAGACCAGCTTATGCTAAATTCATTGAAATCTTTGTATCTTAA
- the nudC gene encoding NAD(+) diphosphatase, with product MNTQHDTKESLSLYDNYKIGLKAKDTDKKFYFIFSDRDLLLIDNQLPLLKDLNELNINETDVKNCIYFGEFYLKDAYAVELTEDFDIEGFKEENEEINLKFINLYEVFDINEETYYLGGRAIQIIDWENNHQFCGRCGAKTITSDIEMAKVCPECGFTSFTRICPAIITTIIKEDEEDLDENGNPTKKILMARHSYHEYPRYALIAGFLEAGESVEEAVKREVMEEVGIEVEDVQYFGSQSWPFPNSLMIGCICKYKSGEIKVDENEITKAKWFKKEEIEQPPSDISIFARLLKNFKENY from the coding sequence ATGAACACACAACACGATACAAAGGAATCATTAAGCTTATATGATAATTATAAAATAGGTCTTAAAGCTAAAGATACTGATAAAAAGTTTTATTTCATATTCAGTGATAGGGATCTTCTATTGATAGATAATCAACTTCCATTGCTCAAGGACTTAAATGAACTTAACATCAATGAAACAGATGTTAAAAATTGCATTTACTTTGGAGAATTTTACCTTAAGGACGCTTATGCAGTTGAACTTACTGAAGACTTTGACATTGAGGGATTCAAGGAAGAGAATGAAGAGATCAATTTGAAATTCATCAATCTTTATGAAGTCTTTGACATTAATGAAGAAACCTATTATCTTGGTGGAAGGGCAATTCAAATTATAGATTGGGAAAACAACCACCAATTTTGTGGAAGATGCGGTGCAAAAACCATTACATCTGATATAGAAATGGCTAAAGTATGTCCGGAATGTGGATTTACAAGCTTTACAAGAATTTGCCCTGCAATAATTACCACAATCATCAAGGAAGATGAGGAAGATCTTGATGAGAATGGAAATCCAACCAAAAAGATTTTGATGGCAAGACACTCATACCATGAATATCCAAGATATGCTTTGATTGCAGGATTCTTGGAAGCTGGAGAAAGCGTTGAGGAAGCTGTCAAAAGAGAGGTTATGGAAGAAGTTGGAATTGAAGTTGAGGATGTCCAATACTTCGGAAGCCAATCCTGGCCATTTCCAAACTCATTGATGATTGGATGCATATGCAAATACAAGTCTGGAGAAATCAAGGTGGATGAGAATGAAATCACCAAAGCGAAATGGTTTAAAAAAGAGGAAATTGAACAACCGCCTTCAGATATTTCCATATTTGCCAGATTACTGAAGAATTTCAAGGAAAATTACTAA